The following coding sequences lie in one Pirellulales bacterium genomic window:
- a CDS encoding prolipoprotein diacylglyceryl transferase, with the protein MNWSYTAIMLAAVGTGAVLARRSQASLGLSREERIVIGLGAFCGAMLAAKLPFLLSDFSALATGAAWFANGKTIVAGLVGGYFGVEIAKWALAVRVKTGDSFAVPVAAAIAVGRLACFAGGCCYGTATSLPWGIDFGDGVRRHPAQLYEFCFHASAALVLAWLHRRGLFRGQLIKLYIIAYLTYRFFSEWIRPEPQLWLGLTGYQWATLALAPVFIWLWRRDALAFRAAAPSDVDLRATKKAAR; encoded by the coding sequence ATGAACTGGTCGTACACGGCCATCATGCTGGCGGCGGTGGGGACGGGCGCCGTGCTCGCGCGCCGGTCGCAGGCCAGCCTGGGCCTGTCGCGCGAAGAGCGCATCGTGATCGGCCTGGGCGCGTTTTGCGGCGCGATGCTCGCGGCCAAGCTCCCGTTTCTGCTCAGCGACTTCTCCGCGCTGGCCACCGGCGCCGCGTGGTTCGCCAACGGCAAGACGATCGTGGCCGGACTAGTGGGCGGCTACTTTGGCGTGGAGATCGCCAAGTGGGCGCTGGCCGTGCGCGTGAAGACGGGGGACAGCTTTGCCGTGCCGGTCGCCGCCGCCATTGCCGTGGGTCGATTGGCCTGCTTTGCCGGTGGCTGTTGCTATGGCACGGCCACGTCGCTCCCTTGGGGGATCGACTTTGGGGATGGCGTACGGCGGCACCCAGCGCAGCTTTATGAGTTTTGTTTTCACGCCTCGGCGGCGCTGGTTCTGGCCTGGCTACATCGCCGCGGCCTGTTTCGCGGGCAGTTGATCAAGCTCTACATCATCGCGTATCTGACGTATCGCTTTTTCAGCGAATGGATTCGCCCCGAGCCGCAACTGTGGCTGGGTCTGACTGGGTATCAATGGGCCACGCTAGCGCTGGCGCCCGTCTTTATTTGGCTGTGGCGCCGCGACGCGCTGGCGTTCCGCGCGGCGGCGCCGTCAGACGTTGACCTCCGCGCAACAAAAAAGGCCGCCAGGTGA
- a CDS encoding PEP-CTERM sorting domain-containing protein gives MQLRGSVAPVGATLFSLVILAIAVSFTALAPQSAEAAIITVQGTANPFLADPTNIPDAGNDLLDGIAPTVFDLAKLPGENKLNIVSFGAYDTYSGPDPSPPNHAGSNLDGTLSLVSAAALGGISGWNDLPRGSLVGIFLGPTVGLAPAPNTQATTDLQISPLLGQVFFIGDGLTGTGTGATQEFFVPDGATKLLLAVLDAPHWQDNTGSARTVVMSAIPEPSSMALLAAGLAAAALVRRQRPGRR, from the coding sequence ATGCAATTAAGAGGCTCGGTTGCGCCCGTTGGCGCGACGCTCTTTTCCCTAGTGATTTTGGCGATTGCGGTTTCGTTCACCGCCCTTGCACCGCAGTCGGCCGAGGCCGCCATTATCACGGTCCAAGGCACGGCCAATCCCTTCTTGGCCGACCCGACAAACATTCCCGACGCAGGCAATGACCTGCTCGACGGTATCGCGCCCACGGTGTTCGACCTGGCCAAGCTGCCAGGCGAGAACAAACTGAACATCGTCTCGTTTGGCGCGTACGACACTTACAGCGGTCCCGATCCGTCTCCCCCCAATCATGCCGGTTCGAACCTCGACGGCACGTTGAGCCTGGTATCCGCCGCGGCGCTGGGTGGCATCAGCGGCTGGAACGATCTGCCGCGCGGCTCGCTGGTGGGCATTTTCCTCGGCCCCACGGTTGGCCTGGCGCCGGCGCCCAACACGCAGGCGACCACCGACTTGCAGATTTCGCCGCTGTTGGGGCAGGTGTTTTTCATTGGCGACGGCCTGACTGGCACCGGCACGGGAGCGACACAAGAGTTCTTTGTGCCCGACGGCGCGACCAAACTACTGCTAGCGGTGCTCGACGCTCCGCACTGGCAAGACAACACGGGCTCGGCGCGGACAGTGGTCATGTCGGCCATCCCCGAACCGAGCAGCATGGCGCTGTTGGCGGCTGGCTTGGCCGCGGCGGCGCTGGTACGACGACAACGCCCTGGCAGGCGCTAG